The Desulfovibrio piger DNA segment GCCGTGGCCTACCTCAAGGCCCTGTACGGCATCGTGACCTATCTGGGCGTCTGCGACGGCAACATGGAGGAGGGCAGCTTCCGCTGTGACGCCAACGTCTCCATCCGTCCCGTGGGCAGCACGACCTTCGGCACCCGTACCGAGCTCAAGAACCTGAACTCGTTCCGCAATGTGCAGCGAGCCATTGATTACGAGATCGCCCGCCAGCAGGATGCCCTGGCGGACGGGGAAGAGATCGTGCAGGAGACCCGCCTGTACGATGCCACCAAGAATATCACGGCTTCCATGCGCGGCAAGGAAGAAGCGCACGACTACCGTTACTTCCCTGATCCCGACCTGCTGCCCGTGACCATCACCGATGAGGAGTTCAGCCGCTGGCAGCAGGAACTGCCCGAGCTGCCTGCCGCCCGCATGCAGCGCTTCATCGCCATGACGGGCCTGCCCGAACCCGAGGCGGAAGTGCTGGTGCAGAGCCGTGCCATGGCCGATTTCTTTGAGGCTGCGGCGGCCAAAGCCGATGCCCGCAAGGTGGCCAACTTCATCCTCGGCCCGCTGCTGCGCGAGCTCAACGCCCGCTCCCTGCATGTGCAGGATTGTGCCATGACGCCCGAAGCTCTGGCCGAGCTGGTCAGCATCGTGGACAAGGGCCTCATCAGCGCCAAGATCGCCAATGACATCTTTGCCGACCTGATGGAAAACGGCGCCATGCCCGAAGCCTACGTCAAGGAAAAGGGCCTGGTGCAGATCTCCGACAGCTCTGCGCTGGAAGCGGCCGTGGACAAGGTGCTGGCCGACAATCCCGCCGAAGTGGAGGCTTTCCGTGGCGGCAAGACCAAGCTCATCAGCTTCTTTGTGGGCCAGGTCATGCGCGCGACCCGCGGCAAGGCCAACCCCGCGCTGGTCAATGAGCTGCTGGCCAAAAAGCTGGCTGGCTAGTCCGGGAGCATAAAAAGCTGCAAGGGGGTGCCTGGGGTGCCCCCTTATTTTTTTGAATGCAGCTTCAATTTTATTAAAGTTATACTTTAAGGAATAGTGCGCCGGATCCGGAAGCCCTTTCATGGACAGAAAGCCCAAAATACGCTAGGCAAAAATCATGGCTTCATATTCATCTTCTCAGGAAAGGATCGATTTCGATGATCCTTTGCTGGCCAATCAGCTGTTTGGTCCCCGCAATGCCCATTTGGACCTGCTGGCCGCTGCCAGCGGTGCCCAGATAGGCAGCCGCGGTGCTTCTGTTTTTTTCTCCAGTCCGGACCATGCCGTCCTGCAGTGCCTGTACC contains these protein-coding regions:
- the gatB gene encoding Asp-tRNA(Asn)/Glu-tRNA(Gln) amidotransferase subunit GatB — protein: MPAYEAVIGLEVHVQLATATKLFCSCPTSFGQAPNSNVCEVCGGMPGALPMLNRQAVHYACLVGLATNCSIHRNSIFARKNYFYPDLPSGYQISQFDLPICEHGHLTVTVDGAEKRIGITRIHMENDAGKNIHAQGENVSYVDLNRAGTPLVEIVSEPDMRSSAEAVAYLKALYGIVTYLGVCDGNMEEGSFRCDANVSIRPVGSTTFGTRTELKNLNSFRNVQRAIDYEIARQQDALADGEEIVQETRLYDATKNITASMRGKEEAHDYRYFPDPDLLPVTITDEEFSRWQQELPELPAARMQRFIAMTGLPEPEAEVLVQSRAMADFFEAAAAKADARKVANFILGPLLRELNARSLHVQDCAMTPEALAELVSIVDKGLISAKIANDIFADLMENGAMPEAYVKEKGLVQISDSSALEAAVDKVLADNPAEVEAFRGGKTKLISFFVGQVMRATRGKANPALVNELLAKKLAG